The genome window gaccaggaaccgaaccccagacatccacacaccaggccaacgctctaccactgagccaacttgccagggccaaaTCTGCCTCTTTTATGGCCAGCCTTGAGAAGAGAGTGTGATGGGGGGCTGCATAGGAAGGACAGACCCCGCCTTGCCCTTAAGGCCCTGGACAGGTAGGAGGGTATGGAGACTCCAAAGTTACCTGGAGCCATGGACCACTGACCAGTTGAGGTTTCAGCTGGATCCACCCTCTCTTGCAGCTCCGTGGATGGCCGAGTGAGGCGCTACGACCTGAGAATGGGGCAACTCTTCTCAGACTACGTGGGCAGTGAGTATGGCCAGGCTGTAGGAGTGGCAGGGGCAGCAAAAGGGGCCCCAGCCTCACCGACCtgcccatctctctcctctccacaggCCCCATCACTTGCACCTGCTTCAGCCAGGACGGGCAATGCACCCTGGTTTCCAGCCTGGACTCTACATTGAGGCTTCTAGACAAGGACACAGGGGAGCTGCTGGGGGAGTGAGTCCTTGGGGTTGTGGGGCTCCTTCCCTGAACTCTGCCCCTGGTAAGACCCAAGGCCCACTAATTTCACCCACCCCCAGGTACACGGGCCATAAGAACCAAGAGTACAAGCTGGACTGCTGCCTGAGTGAGCGTGACACGCACGTAGTCAGCTGCTCTGAGGACGGGAAGGTGTTCTTCTGGGACCTGGTGGAGGTAAGCTTCCCCACCCCAGCACTGCAGCAGGGCACCTGCCCTGTCCCCATTTTGTCCTTACTTGTCACTCGCAGACCTGAAAAAGGGACTATTGGAACCAGCGGCTGGAACTAGGAGTGAGAGGACAGAAAGGGCATTTCTGGCAAAGGGGGCATTGGTCAGGAAATAGCAGTATGTCAGGACAGCAGTGGCAACAGTAGGATACAGGTTAGGCAGGGCCACTACTGCTAGGTTGAGTCACTGGGACTGACCTGAGGGAGGCAAAGCCAATGGCAGCATTCAACCCTAGAAGAGATGAGGCTGAGTATAGGATGAGCTGCTTCTGAGTATCCCAGTTGTTTCTAGCCCCAAGCTGTGTGAGCCCTATTCTGATGTCTCCCAGACTGGTGGTGGCATTCGGCTAAGAACAGATGGGCTGGGCTTAGTGGAATCTCAGAGCTGGAGAGACTCAGGAAGGAGACTTGGGTCCTGGGGCTTGACCAAAGGAAGTAAGTCCCCTAACAAGGTGGAGGGAACTGGGGGaccctgggactccagcagccaaCCCTCTCAGGGAACTAAGAAAGCACCAACATTCTACCTACTTCTTGAGGGTCTGGTAAACCACAGGGCACACTGTAGGGAAGGCACACATGAAGGGAAGGTAAAAAGAGGAACAAGGCCTGCTTGGGAAACTGTGTATGTGGAGCTATGTCTGCGGGTTGATGAAGGAGGCGCAAGCACCGACACTGCCAAGTGAGCCAGTAGAGTCGCTGTGGCGGCAGACAAGGTGGGAGGAAGCTGAAGTTCAGATATAACTGGCTCAGAGCATGATGGTGGCCATGAACATGGAAAGAATAGGTGACCTCAGAACATAATCTAAAGGCAGAATCAAGATTTACTGATAAAGGGATGTGAGGTGTGAAAAGTATTTACAAGGGTTTGGCCTGAgcacctggaagggcagagcctcTGAGGGTAGCTTTATCTTTGGGCAGACTAGGTTTGCAGTGACTGGAAAGCCACTAGAAGTAGGTGGCTGAGGGTCAGGGAAGGAGGGGGCTCACTGATAACCATTCCCCTCCCTCTTGTTCCACAGGGTGTCCTAGCACTGCACCTGCAGGTTGGTCATGGTGTGGTCCAGTCACTGGCCTACCACCCCACAGAGCCCTGCCTGCTGACTGCCATGGGGGGCAGCATCCATTGCTGGCGGGAAGAGTCCTACGAGGCTGAAGGTGGCACAGGTTGAAGCCAGGGGACCATGACCACCAAGGACACACATGCAGACTCTGGATCACTGACAGACCATTTATTCTAGACTACTGAccaaggagtgggggaggggctgggcctgAAAACTAATAAATAGGAGGGGCCTCCCTGGGGCCAAGCTGTTCAGTCCTTGTTCTTCTCAAGCATGAAAGCATCTACCTTCTGGGCAAAGGTTTCAGCCACGAGCAGGGGGAAGACCAGAGAGGCATCAGCACAGACCTGTAGAGAGGACTCCAGTAACCACAGGACCCAAAGCTGCAGCTTTGGAGACCCTGCACCCCAGCTCACTAGTTGGCGCTCACCTTGACAGGCTGTGCATCCACCCGGATCTTGCCCCAAGAGACAGCTTCATCTGGCTGGGCACCAGAGTCAGAGCCATCAAACTCCTGGGCTGTGTTGATGTAGACAGCATAGTCAGCCCCGTTCCTCTGTAAGGAGGGGCAGGGTGGGCAGTCAGCCAGTCACAGAAGACAGACACACATGTATCCTAGGTAAAGAAGGGCCCTTTGGTGGCCCCTCACTGCAATGCCTGGGCAGTGTtgccctagaccagtggtcagcaaactcattagtcaacagagccaaatatcaacagtacaattgaaatttcttttgagagccaaagtttttaaacttaaactatatacgtaggtacactgttattaacttaattagggtactcctaagctggcctatgctaaacactcaaggggccaaagagccgcatgtggcttgcaagctgcAGCTTGCCGACCAAGGCACTAGACCCGCATCCTAGGTAGCAACAACCCTCCCACATCTGTTCGGTGGGAGCTGCCACCAATTCTTATCTTAAGAAAATCTCTGAACCTAACCATCTCCTATCTGACATTGGTCCCCACCCTGGTTCTGGCCCCATTTGTTCCGCCTACAACAGCCAGAGGGCACTGGGTCACAGCCCTCAAGGCCCTGCAAGTTTTGCCTGTCACCTCCCTACCCAACCTCCCAcattccccctcccttcctgtccctggtTTTCCCTTCACAGGCCTCCTGGCTGTTACTTATTTCAGGCAACTTGGAGCCTTTGCACAGGCTATTCCCTCTGCTGGAAACTCCCTCAAGCCAACCACATGGCTGGCTCAAGGGAAGCATCTAGCAAATCTGCTCCACTCACAGGTTACACTCTCAGAAAGGCTTCCCTTTTCTGAACAGTGCCCCTTTAATTACTATCTTGTCATCCTTATTTTTCTCCATGGCAATGACTGCCACTTAACCTGCTGTCTATCTCCCCTGACTAAAACATCAGCCCCAGGAAGGCAGGGATCCTGGCCTGTCTAGTGTAAACTAGGCTGTATCCCAGCATGTAGGATAGGCCTAGCACACAGACATCTCTACATAGCAGGCCCAAGTGTCACCCTTACACTAAGGACCAGGTATTCTGTCCCCACTCACCATGAGGTTGGCGTTTGCAATGTGGTGTTTGACCACACCCCCACCCAGGATGATCATTCCAGAGCGCTtggcaaagatggcctgggtgttGATGAGCCTCAAGTCTAAGGAAGAGCACTGTGGTCAGGCCCTGGGCCCAGCagccctcctcccccacttctctggcCCCAGCACCTCACCCTCCACGATGTCTAGGACCAGGCCTGGGTTCTTGTAGGAATGGAAAAAGATCATGTCCCCCAGCGAGCCATCTGTGAGCGCTGGGCTCAATACGGGGATGTGGTTCTAAGGGAGGACAGGATAGAAGCAGGAGTCAGAGCCTGGTGAAGGTAGCATGGTCCCCATTCTTGCAGCATTCcctctctgcctgattctgggcagGGTGTGTAattttctctgggcctcagtttccttgactATAAAATGACAGTAACAGCAGACCTTcctcacagatgaggaagcatGTATAAGAAAACCTACCCAAAACACTTAggaccacctgaccaggtggtggtgcagtggatagagcgtcagactgggacagaggacccagagtcaaaaccccaaggttgccggcttgagcacgggctcatccgacttgagtacagggtcactggtttgagcatgagattatagacatgaccccatggtcactgacttgagcccaaaggtcactggcttgaactaggggatcacttgctctgctatagccccccagtcaaagcacatatgagaaagcaattaatgaacaactaaggagactaaggagctgcaacaaagaattgatgattctcatctctctcccttcctgtctgtcagttcctatctgtccctctctttgtctctgtcacaaataaaagcCCTTAGGACCTTGCCTGGCACATAAAGAATGGTACCTCTTATTTTTCCAAATGCTGGACCTCATAGCCTCTGAGGAGCAGGGGACTACAACAGGCCCTTAGAGTGTTGCTAAGCACTGCTCCAACTGCTCCCAGGTGGTCTAGGAGTAGGATCATACCAATAGTTGTGTGACCTCAGACAAACTGCCTAACCTGTGTCTGAAATTACTCATGTAGTAAGCGCAGATGATGAGAACAGCACTGACTCCTCAGGCGACTGTGAAGATGAAACAAGTTATCACAGGCCAAGTCCTGGCATCTTTGCCCCTCACCTTCTGGGCCCAGTAATACACTGACTCTGGGTTGTTGATCTCCTTGCCAAGCCGAGCAATCATTTTGGAAGGTGTCCACTTCACACCCTAGGAGAGGACATCAGCTTCAGTGGTGCCTTCTCTGAGTGCCACCACACTGGCCCCTTAGGTTGCTCCAGCCCCACCTCTGTGTTCTGCTCCAGCACCATCTGGTCCAGAATAGGCATCAGCCAGTCCTCAAACTTGCAGTAATTATCATTGGGCACCAGCAGGTTTCCTATCCTGGGAGCCAGAGACAGATAGGCATCAGGCCCCAGGACCCTCAGCCCAGATCCCCTGCCCAACACCACTCAGGCCTCCCCACCTGTTAATCCCGTTCTCACGTAGCTCCTTGCCCCTGAGGCTGAACTCGCCCAGGTATGTGGGTGCCAGGCACTTGATGAGATCTTCCTCCACACCTCCAGCCGTAGTCACCAAGACATCCACCTGCAGCCACAGGCAGTGAGGTTGGTCCAGAAAAGAGGGCCCTGCCTTTATTCCAGGCAGGACTCCTAACTCCCAACCCTCATTTAGTAACCTTGCCAGAGTTTTATAGTCAAGGAAACtgctgcaaaataaaaaaatccagtcCCTCTGCTTAAAACTGACCCATATCTCCCTATCTTACTAAAATGACCAATAATCTTACTGTCCATTGAGACCTAGAGGGGCCAAAGCCACAGTCTGAAAAGCTCCCTACCATGTTATGCTGCACGAGATAACGGATGCTCTCACGGATGCCTGAACTGATGAGGTTGGAAGTATAGCCCAGGAAAATGGTGCAGCCAGTGAGCGGGCGGTGGCTCTGGGTCAGGTCTGCGTGCTGGTCTTCGTCTTGCGGCAGAGGCTCCAGTTTCTTCTCTATCTACGTTTAAGGGCGTGGTCAAGTTAACATCTGGATCCAAACTCCAGCCCTAGACCCCAGTTTTCAGAATCAGACTCCACCTCCGGGCCCTGCCCACTCAGGGAAAGGGAACCACTTCTACCTGGAACCAGGGAAGGGAGCCCACTTTGAGTCCTCTGCCCTTCTCACAGCTCGGCTCTCAGGGCACACGCTCACGCTTTGCCCCCGCAGGAATCAGAGAGCAACTCCTTTGCTGGATCCAGCTCCCTTCCAGCTAGGAAGACCAAATCCAAGGCCTGGCCCTGACAGACCGTTCTTCCGATTCCACCCTCAACGAGCCACAGGCTCCCCTCATTCCAGAACACAAACATTGCCTAAACCCGCCTCCCTATCTAGAATCAATCCCCATCCTTTCTCGATTCTAGGATGTCGCTGCTGGGGCTCAACCTCGCAAAACAGAAATTCCCGCCACGAGTAAGCCCCACCTCTCCCCGACTATTGGGCCGCTCCAACGAAGAACACGCCTCCTTCATTAGGAAAGCCCCGCTCCTCCAAGTACCGCACACTTTCGGAGCTACCAGAGGCCACGccccctcagcccaagaagtcCCACCCTGGTCTCACCATGGCGTTGACTTGATGCACTGCGCGCCCGAAGTTGGTAGCCTGGAAACCAGTAGTGCGGAAGGCTTCCAGCAGCGCGTGGTAGTCCACGCCACGGTTGAAATCGTATCCCCTGACCTGGGCGCTCTCGGGCGGCAGCGCTGAGCTGTGCTTCAGCACAGCGGCCAGCGCCGCGGCGGGCGCCAGCCCCTCCGGGTGACCCTCCATGCTCCAGTGGCCGCGCTCTCAGATCAGAGCAGCCCCAAGCCAGACCTCCAGTGGCCTAGAAACACTCTCCAAGTCCTGGCACGCAGTTCTACGGGAATGCAGGACACGGGGGCTCGGAAAGACACTGGGGAGATAGGCCGGAAGTTGTTTTGTCACGTGACCCTCCTCGAGTCCCGTAGGTCAGGGCGTGGCCTGTTCCGAAATACGTAAGCCGCTTGGAGCCGTTATTCATTTTTGCGTGTTCGCTACCTCACATGAAGAAAGTCCTACTTTTACTGCCACCTGGTGGAAATCCACCGCGTTACAGGCACTTGTCTATTCGTTTTTATCTTCTGGAGGCAGAGAATGGCTTCTTAGACGTCGCCCTTGGGCAAAATTCAAGTCATCAGGAAGTGTCAGACAGTTTCTGCTACTGAGCATTTCTCATCAAATAGGATATTGATCCTTGCCTGATCAgacggtggcgcagcagatagagcatccgactgggatgcggaggttcctggcttgagcatgggatcatacacttgagcccaaaggtctctggcttgaaacccaaggtctctggcttgaggcttgagcaaggggtcacttactctgctgcagCTCACCCCCTAACCCTATCCACATCAAGGCActttataagaaagcaatcaatgaacatctaaggagactaaggagctgcaacaaagaattgatgtttctcatctttctcccttcttgtctgtccatctctctctctctctctttctgtctctatcacaaaagaaataaataataatttttttaaattccccgCTTGGATCTCAAATTCACCACCTCATCTTTCTCTGTACCTACCTCTGATCTTTCCAGCATCTTCCACATCTCAGCAAACAACCCTCATTTATCAGGCTAAAAACTGGGGAGttaagcctaaccaggcagtgtcgcagtggatagagcgtcatgggctcatctgatttgagcaaggatcaccagcttgagtgtagggtcgctggcttgagcaaggggtcactcagtgtgctatagccccctggtcaagacacatatgggaaagcaatcaatgaacagctaaggcgctggaaaaaagaattgatgcttctcatctctctccctttctgtctgtctggccctct of Saccopteryx bilineata isolate mSacBil1 chromosome 1, mSacBil1_pri_phased_curated, whole genome shotgun sequence contains these proteins:
- the DHPS gene encoding deoxyhypusine synthase isoform X1, with the protein product MEGHPEGLAPAAALAAVLKHSSALPPESAQVRGYDFNRGVDYHALLEAFRTTGFQATNFGRAVHQVNAMIEKKLEPLPQDEDQHADLTQSHRPLTGCTIFLGYTSNLISSGIRESIRYLVQHNMVDVLVTTAGGVEEDLIKCLAPTYLGEFSLRGKELRENGINRIGNLLVPNDNYCKFEDWLMPILDQMVLEQNTEGVKWTPSKMIARLGKEINNPESVYYWAQKNHIPVLSPALTDGSLGDMIFFHSYKNPGLVLDIVEDLRLINTQAIFAKRSGMIILGGGVVKHHIANANLMRNGADYAVYINTAQEFDGSDSGAQPDEAVSWGKIRVDAQPVKVCADASLVFPLLVAETFAQKVDAFMLEKNKD
- the DHPS gene encoding deoxyhypusine synthase isoform X2, with protein sequence MVDVLVTTAGGVEEDLIKCLAPTYLGEFSLRGKELRENGINRIGNLLVPNDNYCKFEDWLMPILDQMVLEQNTEGVKWTPSKMIARLGKEINNPESVYYWAQKNHIPVLSPALTDGSLGDMIFFHSYKNPGLVLDIVEDLRLINTQAIFAKRSGMIILGGGVVKHHIANANLMRNGADYAVYINTAQEFDGSDSGAQPDEAVSWGKIRVDAQPVKVCADASLVFPLLVAETFAQKVDAFMLEKNKD